Proteins encoded by one window of Microcebus murinus isolate Inina chromosome 2, M.murinus_Inina_mat1.0, whole genome shotgun sequence:
- the LOC142875552 gene encoding uncharacterized protein LOC142875552, which translates to MGQAMTMPLSLVLGHFRDVKDRARNLSLEIKKGKLVTLCEAEWPMFNVGWPKEGSFDRTVVEKVKEKIFGHPGHPDQIPYIVVWQDLVRDPPPWMRAFVPPLRGRTEILTVQEAGKKGKPGSSPAKSGARGPSSPQVPAPQRDATGGEGGPAYGTRQRTGWTPDPEPVKAFPLRAVGPRGDDGTQTYQYWPFSTSDLYNWKSQNSNFSDNPRDLINLLDSVLFTHQPTWDDCQQLLQVLFTTEERERIQGEARKLVPGEDGRPTTNPRAIDRTFPLERPLWDYDEAEDLKDAFFSLAIVTRCQEIFAFEWQDEERGIHGQLAWTRLPQGFKNSPTLFNEALQDDLSEYRANHPKVTLLQYVDDLLLADPDPWTCLESTKDLLRVLGELGYRASAKKAQICKDEVTYLGYKIKGGQRWLTEAMKQTVLRIPTPTSSRELREFLGSVGYCRLWIPGFAEKARPL; encoded by the exons ATGGGACAAGCCATGACAATGCCCCTTTCCCTTGTACTGGGCCACtttagagatgtaaaggacagGGCCCGTAATCTGTCCTTAGAGATTAAGAAGGGTAAATTGGTCACCTTATGCGAAGCCGAATGGCCCATGTTCAATGTCGGGTGGCCTAAGGAAGGGTCCTTTGACAGGACCGTGGTtgagaaggtaaaagagaaaatctttgggcaTCCTGGGCACCCCGATCAGATTCCATATATCGTAGTCTGGCAGGACCTGGTCAGAGATCCCCCACCTTGGATGCGAGCTTTCGTGCCCCCCCTTAGGGGACGTACAGAGATCCTCACAGtacaagaggctgggaagaaggggaagccagGTTCGTCACCCGCCAAG AGCGGTGCTCgcggccccagcagcccccaggtGCCTGCGCCCCAGCGGGATGccactggaggggagggaggaccggCCTATGGCACTAGGCAACGCACAGGTTGGACTCCAGACCCGGAGCCCGTGAAGGCATTTCCCCTACGGGCAGTAGGGCCCCGGGGAGACGATGGGACACAGACTTATCAATATTGGCCTTTCTCCACCAGTGACCTGTACaactggaaatctcaaaactcaaacTTTTCCGATAACCCCAGGGACCTTATTaaccttttagactctgttctttttacacacCAGCCTacctgggatgactgccagcagctgctccaggtgcttttcaccacagaggaaagggaaagaattcaGGGGGAAGCAAGGAAACTGGTTCCGGGAGAAGACGGCAGGCCTACTACAAACCCGAGAGCCATTGATCGAACCTTCCCCCTCGAACGACCACTGTGGGACTAcgatgaggctgaag ACTTGAAAGATGCCTTCTTCAGTCTGGCGATAGTGACACGCTGCCAGGAGATcttcgcctttgagtggcaggatgaaGAGAGAGGGATCCACGGACAGTTGGCATggacgagactgccccagggaTTCAAGAACTCGCCTActctgttcaacgaggccctccaagATGACCTGAGTGAGTACCGAGCCAACCATCCAAAGGTAACTCTGCTACAATATGTGGATGACTTGTTGTTAGCCGACCCCGATCCCTGGACTTGCCTGGAAAGCACCAAGGACTTGCTTAGGGTACTAGGCGAACTGGGGTACCGggccagtgcaaagaaggcccagatttgtaaggatgaagtcacctatttgggCTATAAGATAAAAGGGGGCCAAAGGTGGCTAACTGAGGCAATGAAGCAAACCGTGCTAAGAATACCTACCCCAACTTCTAGCCGGGAGCTAAGAGAATTCCTGGGGTCGGTAGGCTACTGCCGCCTCTGGATTCCGGGATTCGCAGAGAAGGCCCGACCTTTGTAA